From the genome of Thermogutta terrifontis, one region includes:
- a CDS encoding secretin N-terminal domain-containing protein, protein MFEPKDYPESQLVAPPEIRKVNEDSQSSLRSPDVIVTDQGRTPHPGAPGNLEVIAPPPPILEASPAGNGENHFDSSDKTQIELRDADIRDAIHTLAKEAGINVLLSNSVQGKLSLSLNDLTPREALLAVLKAAGYVWYEDNKVIYVGTSQEIKLLEQLNDQISTRIYRPNYVSAKELESLIKPLVTADVGLVTVSSAAEKGIAPNPADAGGDGYAGSDVVIVRDYEKVLQEIDRIVAEVDVRPRQVAIEAMILSVNLDDKEQFGISFELLRNKGYIKFGWGFLPENLSDVKFDNSGLKFAYLDASLGAFINALESLGDTNVIATPRLLVLNKHRAEILIGKELGYVSTTITETSASQTVDFLKVGAQLVIRPFISNDGLIRMEVHPEVSTGAVQITNNFTVPNKDTTQVTTNILVPDGATVIIGGLMREDLQTTSSQIPFLGNLPLIGAAFRNRVETTTKQEIIVLITPHIVGDYEVNSEGQSASDLWRRRQRVVGDNMNPFGNHAASRRWVEQARVACAQGDYVRARKLAELAVRFDPNNVEAIALRDQLTTGNSGTRSPAVDSRAR, encoded by the coding sequence GTGTTTGAACCGAAGGATTACCCTGAGTCGCAATTGGTGGCCCCGCCGGAAATCAGGAAAGTAAATGAGGATAGCCAGAGTTCGCTGCGTTCCCCCGATGTTATTGTCACGGATCAAGGGCGTACGCCGCATCCGGGGGCACCAGGCAATCTGGAGGTAATTGCCCCGCCTCCGCCGATTCTTGAGGCTTCGCCGGCCGGGAACGGCGAAAACCATTTTGACAGTAGCGATAAAACACAGATCGAGCTACGCGATGCGGATATTCGTGATGCGATTCACACTCTGGCTAAAGAAGCTGGGATAAACGTCCTCCTTTCCAACAGTGTCCAGGGAAAACTCAGTCTTTCTTTGAATGACCTAACGCCCCGTGAGGCGCTTTTGGCGGTACTCAAAGCGGCAGGATATGTGTGGTACGAGGATAACAAAGTCATTTACGTGGGAACGTCGCAAGAAATAAAACTCCTTGAACAATTAAATGACCAAATCTCAACGCGGATTTACAGACCGAACTACGTTTCAGCCAAGGAGCTGGAGTCGCTGATTAAACCCTTGGTCACTGCAGATGTCGGTCTTGTCACGGTGTCCAGTGCTGCGGAGAAGGGCATTGCGCCTAATCCGGCGGATGCCGGTGGAGATGGTTACGCGGGGTCAGACGTTGTGATTGTGCGCGATTATGAAAAAGTTCTTCAAGAGATCGACCGAATTGTAGCCGAGGTGGACGTTCGCCCGAGACAGGTGGCCATTGAGGCGATGATTCTGAGTGTAAATCTTGATGACAAGGAACAGTTCGGAATCAGCTTCGAACTTCTCCGAAACAAAGGATACATCAAATTTGGATGGGGATTTCTGCCGGAAAACCTGTCGGACGTTAAATTCGACAATAGTGGTCTGAAGTTCGCCTATTTGGACGCGAGCCTTGGAGCGTTTATTAATGCATTGGAATCGCTTGGCGACACGAACGTTATTGCCACACCGCGTCTCCTCGTTCTCAACAAACATAGAGCAGAAATACTCATTGGTAAAGAGCTCGGGTATGTGAGTACAACGATTACAGAGACGTCGGCCTCCCAGACAGTAGACTTTCTAAAAGTGGGGGCGCAACTTGTCATTAGGCCGTTTATCTCCAACGACGGACTGATACGGATGGAGGTCCACCCGGAGGTATCCACTGGGGCAGTTCAGATTACCAATAACTTCACGGTACCCAACAAGGATACCACACAGGTGACCACGAATATTCTCGTTCCCGACGGAGCAACAGTAATCATCGGGGGACTTATGAGGGAAGACCTCCAGACCACGTCTTCTCAGATTCCTTTTTTGGGTAATCTTCCTTTAATTGGGGCGGCATTTCGAAACAGGGTAGAAACGACCACCAAGCAGGAAATCATTGTACTTATAACTCCTCATATCGTCGGTGACTATGAGGTCAACTCGGAAGGACAAAGTGCGAGTGATCTATGGCGACGGCGGCAACGCGTGGTAGGAGACAACATGAATCCTTTCGGAAATCACGCCGCCTCGCGGAGATGGGTTGAACAGGCCCGGGTCGCCTGTGCTCAAGGGGACTATGTCAGGGCTCGCAAGCTGGCGGAACTGGCAGTGCGGTTCGACCCCAATAATGTCGAGGCGATAGCCCTGCGAGATCAGCTCACGACGGGAAATAGTGGGACGCGCTCGCCGGCGGTAGACTCTCGCGCAAGATGA
- a CDS encoding PilN domain-containing protein has protein sequence MSVASRIELDFLPAAYRALLEKRRRVLVSLCGIGVILLAGTIGVVRQAWQLAELLRLRETLRVGLPVLEKACQEEQEVKDRLVKALAKANDVSVIRGAVPVSWLIYRIFRAVPADDRLERIQIQLEQPQQKSLLLNATPVEENNQTPERFERQLRESLDRLENAVYRVTITGQTAVVQNVQRFMENLRGIGIFEAIDLQTIDEVNGQSNKRIIQFSCECRLPYPVYRLSDRREIKEIQAHRP, from the coding sequence ATGTCCGTCGCCAGCAGGATTGAGCTCGATTTTCTTCCGGCAGCCTATCGGGCATTGCTGGAAAAACGCCGCCGGGTCCTGGTCAGCCTGTGCGGGATCGGAGTCATTCTGCTTGCAGGGACGATTGGTGTTGTTCGGCAGGCCTGGCAACTGGCCGAGTTGTTGAGGCTCCGGGAAACGCTCCGTGTCGGGTTACCCGTGTTGGAAAAGGCCTGTCAAGAGGAACAGGAAGTGAAGGACCGACTCGTCAAGGCCTTGGCAAAAGCCAACGACGTATCCGTGATAAGAGGTGCGGTGCCTGTCAGTTGGCTCATCTATCGTATATTCCGTGCCGTGCCCGCTGACGATCGACTGGAACGAATTCAGATCCAGCTCGAACAGCCTCAACAGAAAAGTCTGTTACTCAACGCCACGCCGGTCGAGGAAAATAATCAAACCCCTGAGCGGTTTGAGCGTCAACTTCGAGAATCGTTGGATAGACTCGAGAATGCTGTGTATCGCGTCACAATCACCGGTCAAACTGCTGTTGTTCAAAACGTGCAAAGATTCATGGAAAACCTGCGAGGTATCGGGATTTTTGAGGCAATAGATCTTCAGACCATTGATGAAGTAAATGGTCAAAGCAATAAACGAATAATACAGTTTAGTTGTGAATGCCGACTTCCCTATCCTGTATACCGTCTTTCTGATCGCCGGGAGATAAAAGAAATCCAAGCTCACAGGCCATAA
- the pilM gene encoding pilus assembly protein PilM, with the protein MFHTLWDRASPIGLDIGTYTVKAVQLNSTRSEVLEAAEVDVPHLPNDLQAAESILAQCIQDLLKRGRFRGRQVVMALGFDEITVQSIRVSPVPGKNIADVVLEEARSRANQELDDVEVRFLPAGIVQQGELQRQEMVLIVAKRGAIDRKLRIAEQAKLVPVAIDAEPLALARAAGRQYRRQSDQSQTMMFVHIGSRATLVVTVRNERLLFAKYFPLGGREFDLTIARQFHIPEDSAKALRRSYGDRRAGNRDPEVVTTVRDTLRPVWNRWLDELSRCFRYCNVTFRGEPPERIVLSGGEATAELQELVSRFFEIPVEILDCFRAIKCASRIAESALWDIALGLALHSGRPQRESLDKVTVEEPSRVSHEVR; encoded by the coding sequence ATGTTTCACACATTGTGGGATCGCGCGAGTCCGATTGGCCTCGACATCGGCACTTATACAGTAAAAGCTGTGCAACTGAACAGCACACGTAGTGAGGTGCTGGAAGCTGCCGAAGTTGACGTTCCGCATTTGCCCAATGATCTTCAGGCAGCGGAAAGCATCCTGGCGCAGTGTATTCAGGATTTGCTTAAGCGCGGCCGTTTCCGGGGTCGGCAGGTCGTTATGGCACTGGGTTTCGACGAGATCACCGTTCAAAGCATTCGGGTATCGCCAGTGCCTGGCAAAAACATCGCCGATGTGGTCCTGGAGGAAGCCCGAAGTCGCGCCAATCAGGAACTTGATGACGTAGAAGTTCGCTTTCTCCCAGCGGGTATCGTTCAGCAGGGCGAGTTACAGCGGCAGGAGATGGTGCTGATCGTTGCCAAGCGCGGTGCCATCGACCGTAAACTGCGCATCGCAGAACAGGCAAAATTAGTGCCCGTGGCCATCGATGCGGAACCGTTGGCTCTGGCACGGGCAGCGGGGCGTCAGTACCGACGCCAAAGCGATCAAAGTCAGACAATGATGTTTGTTCACATCGGCAGTCGTGCGACCCTTGTGGTTACCGTGCGAAATGAACGCCTTCTCTTTGCCAAGTACTTCCCTCTGGGAGGGAGAGAGTTTGACCTCACGATCGCACGACAATTCCATATCCCGGAAGATTCGGCAAAAGCCCTTCGTCGCAGTTACGGCGACCGACGAGCAGGAAACCGCGATCCGGAAGTTGTGACCACTGTGCGCGACACTTTGCGGCCGGTGTGGAATCGCTGGCTGGACGAGCTATCGCGTTGCTTCCGCTACTGCAATGTGACGTTCCGCGGCGAACCCCCGGAGAGAATTGTGCTTTCGGGTGGGGAGGCGACTGCTGAACTGCAGGAACTGGTAAGCCGATTTTTCGAGATTCCGGTCGAAATTCTGGACTGCTTCCGTGCAATAAAGTGTGCCTCGCGAATTGCAGAGTCGGCCCTGTGGGACATCGCTTTAGGGCTCGCGCTTCATTCAGGAAGGCCACAACGCGAATCGCTGGACAAAGTGACCGTAGAGGAACCATCCCGTGTTTCCCATGAGGTCAGGTAG
- a CDS encoding pilus assembly FimT family protein: MNRRYGVTLLELMIVILLMAIVAGLVLPSSQPTVHEQLRAAANFVASELELAKSLAVSYNSNYTVTVDKSTNRLALRHTGTNTVLHSLPQELITPESPDATVRIIDLTKFRDTLGDVEIVAAAELGTVMRAESKIEFGPEGMPTSGLGFIIWLKTGKEASTRYVTVIVDGKTGEVTRGPSDAIPPPSGLISGK, encoded by the coding sequence ATGAATCGGCGGTATGGAGTAACACTTCTGGAACTCATGATCGTCATATTACTCATGGCGATCGTAGCGGGGCTCGTGCTACCAAGTTCGCAACCCACTGTGCACGAGCAGTTACGAGCTGCGGCGAATTTTGTAGCCAGTGAACTGGAATTAGCAAAGAGCTTGGCCGTTAGCTATAACAGCAACTATACTGTTACCGTTGATAAGTCTACAAATAGACTCGCCTTGCGACATACTGGCACAAACACAGTGCTTCATTCGCTTCCACAAGAGTTGATAACGCCTGAGTCACCAGATGCGACTGTACGGATCATCGATCTGACAAAATTTCGCGACACGCTGGGCGATGTTGAGATAGTCGCGGCAGCAGAACTTGGGACTGTTATGCGGGCAGAAAGCAAAATCGAGTTCGGTCCCGAGGGAATGCCGACAAGCGGCTTGGGATTCATTATTTGGCTAAAAACGGGGAAAGAGGCATCCACGCGGTATGTGACCGTTATCGTCGATGGTAAAACGGGAGAAGTGACGCGGGGGCCATCAGACGCCATTCCTCCCCCGAGCGGACTTATTTCAGGCAAGTAA